A region from the Brassica napus cultivar Da-Ae chromosome C8, Da-Ae, whole genome shotgun sequence genome encodes:
- the LOC125591862 gene encoding uncharacterized protein LOC125591862, which translates to MPGIDVSITCHELNIDPTYRPAKQKRQKLGPERATAVNEEVERLLKVGSIIEVRYPEWLLNPVVVKKKNGKWRVCVDFTDLNKACPKDWFPLPHINRLVEATAGKKLLSFMDAFSGYNQIMMNPDDREKTAFITDRGTYCYKVMPFGLKNAGATYQRLVNRIFSEQLGKTMEVYIDGMLVKSLDEHDHVSHLEECFAKLNAHNMKMNPAKCRFAVASGEFLGYLVTCRGIEANPKQINALIEMVSPRTKREVQRLTGRVAALNRFILRSTDKCLPFYDTLKGNKKFEWSEECEKAFQQLKRYLATPPVLAKPVDGEPLFLYIAVSTTAVSGVLIREERGEQKPIFYISKTLLDAETRYPLMEKLAFAVVTSARKLRPYFQSHTIIILTTFPLRTILHSLSQSGRLTKWAIELSEYDVEYRPRTCAKSQVLADFLVELPTGDMTNTEPDSTWIIHIDGSSSKQGSGIGIRLTSPTGEVFEQSFRLEFHASNNEAEYEALIVELRLAHGLKIRNINAYCDSQLVANQYSGEYEATDERMDAYLKLIQDLSRDFDHFALTRIPRSENTQADALAALASSSDFGLRRVIPVEFIEHPSIGPPVVANLIRAQIKNAEEVEDPPQESVDQSEYGCDSPWLEPIRAYIINGTLPTEKWAARKIKTQAARCVTVEGEIYKWTFSGPLMTCAEGEKTRRAMEEVHSGSCGNHSGGRSLAVKIKRHGYYWPTMIKDCEKFARKCEKFTRKCEKCQRHAPTIHQPAEVLSSISSPYPFMRWSMDIVGPLHNSKQKRFLLVLTDFFSKWVEADSYASIKDVQVENFVWKNIITRHGVPYKIVTDNGSQFISTRFEAFCEKWKIRLTKSTPRYPQCNGQAETIIKTVLDGLKKRLEAKKGRWAEELEGVLWSHRTTPRRATGETPFALVYGTECMIPAEVEFPGVRRIFLPEREDLNSAMLLDELDLINER; encoded by the coding sequence ATGCCAGGGATCGATGTCAGCATAACGTGTCATGAGCTTAACATCGATCCGACTTACAGACCTGCCAAACAAAAAAGGCAGAAGCTAGGACCAGAGCGTGCCACCGCGGTAAATGAGGAAGTCGAAAGACTCCTGAAGGTCGGATCAATAATAGAAGTTAGGTATCCAGAGTGGCTCCTTAACCCGGTCgtggtcaaaaagaaaaacggcaaaTGGCGAGTATGCGTCGATTTTACCGATCTcaacaaggcctgtccaaaGGATTGGTTCCCACTCCCGCACATCAACCGACTGGTCGAAGCAACAGCAGGGAAAAAACTCTTATCATTTATGGATGCCTTCTCCGGGTACAATCAGATcatgatgaatcccgacgatcgtgagaaAACTGCTTTCATCACCGATCGGGGAACATATTGCTACAAAGTAATGCCTTTCGGTCTCAAGAATGCAGGTGCAACTTACCAGCGACTTGTCAATCGAATTTTCTCCGAACAGCTCGGCAAGACTATGGAAGTATATATCGATGGCATGCTCGTAAAGTCTCTTGACGAGCACGACCACGTCTCCCATTTGGAGGAGTGCTTTGCAAAACTTAACGCCCACAACATGAAAATGAACCCTGCAAAGTGTAGATTCGCGGTGGCATCAGGAGAGTTTCTCGGGTACCTAGTCACGTGTCGTGGGATCGAAGCAAATCctaagcagataaacgcgttaATAGAGATGGTCTCGCCAAGGACGaaacgggaagtccaaaggctaACCGGAAGAGTCGCGGCCTTGAACCGTTTCATCTTGCGCTCGACGGATAAGTGTCTACCTTTCTACGACACGCTCAAAGGGAATAAGAAGTTTGAATGGTCAGAGGAATGTGAGAAAGCTTTCCAACAGCTAAAGCGTTACCTAGCCACTCCTCCCGTCCTCGCAAAACCAGTGGACGGAGAGCCCTTGTTCCTGTACATCGCAGTCTCCACAACAGCGGTAAGCGGCGTTTTGATTAGAGAGGAACGCGGTGAGCAAAAACCAAtcttctacataagcaaaacgtTACTGGACGCTGAGACCCGGTATCCCCTGATGGAGAAACTAGCATTCGCAGTTGTGACATCGGCAAGGAAACTCCGGCCGTACTTTCAATCGCATACCATAATAATCCTCACCACCTTCCCCCTACGAACGATCTTGCACAGTCTGAGTCAGTCAGGACGACTCACAAAATGGGCAATCGAACTAAGCGAGTACGACGTGGAGTACCGCCCAAGAACCTGCGCAAAATCTCAAGTACTAGCGGACTTCTTGGTAGAATTGCCCACGGGGGATATGACAAACACGGAACCGGACTCAACGTGGATCATTCACATCGACGGATCATCGTCCAAACAAGGATCCGGGATCGGAATCCGGCTCACGTCTCCGACCGGCGAAGTCTTCGAACAATCGTTCCGATTGGAATTCCATGCGTCGAATAACGAGGCCGAATATGAAGCACTCATCGTAGAATTACGATTAGCCCATGGGCTTAAGATCCGCAACATTAACGCTTACTGTGACTCTCAGTTAGTCGCAAATCAGTACAGCGGAGAATACGAAGCGACGGACGAAAGAATGGATGCATATCTAAAACTCATCCAAGATCTCTCCCGAGACTTCGACCACTTCGCCCTCACTAGGATTCCTCGCTCGGAAAACACTCAGGCGGATGCCTTGGCCGCACTCGCATCAAGTTCGGATTTTGGACTAAGACGAGTAATCcccgtcgagttcatcgaacacccAAGCATCGGACCACCAGTGGTCGCCAATCTGATTCGAGCACAAATCAAAAATGCGGAGGAAGTCGAAGACCCACCACAAGAAAGCGTGGATCAGTCGGAATACGGCTGCGACAGCCCATGGCTGGAGCCAATCCGAGCATACATTATCAACGGAACGCTTCCCACTGAGAAATGGGCGGCCCGCAAAATCAAGACCCAGGCCGCGCGATGTGTAACGGTTGAAGgagaaatctacaaatggaCATTCTCCGGCCCACTCATGACCTGCGCCGAAGGCGAAAAAACAAGAAGAGCAATGGAGGAGGTTCATTCCGGATCATGTGGGAACCACTCCGGCGGAAGATCTCTCGCCGTAAAAATAAAACGCCATGGTTATTACTGGCCAACTATGATCAAAGACTGCGAGAAATTCGCACGGAAGTGCGAGAAATTCACACGGaagtgcgaaaaatgccaaaggcacgcgCCGACAATCCATCAACCCGCGGAAGTCCTCTCGTCCATCTCGTCTCCGTATCCCTTCATGCGATGGTCCATGGATATCGTCGGGCCATTACACAACTCGAAGCAGAAACGCTTCCTCCTGGTCCTCACGGATTTCTTCTCAAagtgggtagaggcagattccTACGCAAGTATCAAAGACGTACAAGTCGAGAACTTCGTATGGAAGAACATCATCACCAGACACGGGGTCCCTTACAAAATCGTGACAGACAACGGATCTCAGTTCATCTCTACCCGATTCGAAGCATTCTGCGAgaagtggaagatacgactgaCCAAGTCGACTCCCAGATATCCCCAGTGCAATGGCCAGGCAGAGACCATCATCAAAACCGTCCTCGACGGGTTAAAAAAGCGCTTAGAAGCCAAAAAGGGGCGATGGGCAGAAGAGCTCGAAGGAGTTCTTTGGTCGCATCGTACGACCCCGAGACGGGCAACGGGTGAAACCCCATTCGCCCTTGTTTACGGAACGGAATGTATGATCCCCGcggaagtagaatttcccggaGTAAGGAGAATATTCCTCCCCGAACGAGAAGATCTTAACAGCGCAATGCTGCTAGACGAACTCGATCTTATTAACGAGCGGTGA